In the genome of Candidatus Dadabacteria bacterium, the window TCTCGCCGCGGCGATGCGCGCTCTGGGGCTTGACGATGAAAAACTGAAGACGCTGCTGATACAGTTTGTCCGCCTCGTGCGGGACGGCAAAGAGGAGGCAATGGGAAAACGGGCGGGCAGTTACGTAACACTCCGCGAGGTGGCGGAACTTGTCGGCGCGGACGCAACCCGTTTCTTTCTTCTTATAAGAGCGGCGGAGAGCCATCTGGACTTTGACCTTGAACTCGCAAAAAAGACCTCAAACGAGAATCCCGTTTACTATGTGCAATACGCCCACGCCCGGACGGCAAGCATAAAGCGCAAGGCCTCACAGCAGGGGATGAGCGCGTCTGCGGAGCATCTGGAGACGCTTGAACTTGCCGCAGAGGTTGAAATTGCAAAAATACTGCTTGCGTTTCCCGATGTCGTGAGCGACAGCGCGCGCGACTTCGCGCCGCACAAGGTCGCGTTCTACCTTCAGGGGCTTGCATCGGCTTTCCATTCCTACTACAATGCGAACAGGGTTATCACCGAAGACAAAAAGCTGTCGTCCGCGCGCCTTTTTCTGTGCGAGTGCGTGGCGACGGCGCTTCGCAACGGGCTGGGCCTTGCGGGGGTCGGCGCGCCGGAGAGAATGTGAGCAATGGACAGGGAAACAGTTGACATAACAAGCCGGAGCAAAGAGGGCAAGAACCCCGAAGGCACAAAGATTCTCGGCTCAAGCGTGAAGATACTGTGGCTTATGCTCATAAAGCCCATTGAGGACTACCTTGTGGAGAAACGCTGCCACCCGGACGCGCTCACCTATACGACTCTGATTGTTTCGGCGGCGGCGGGTTTGATGTTCTCCAAGGGGTTTGTGTTTCTCGCGGGCGTGCTGCTTCTTGCGGGCTCAACGGCGGACATATTTGACGGACGGCTCGCCCGCGCGCTCGGCGTTTCGTCTCCGAGGGGCGCTTTCCTTGACTCATGCGTTGACCGGGTGGCCGAGGTGCTGGTTTATCTGGGCGTGATGAGCCTGCTCCGCGACTCGGGCTATATCTACATAATCCTGCTTGTGGTCGGCTCTTCGGTTTTTGTAAGCTACATCAGGGCGCGCGCCGAGGGGCTCGGCATCCGCTGCGACATGGGGCTTATGCAGAGAACCGAGAGAGTGGTTTATCTGGGCGTGGCGTCCCTTCTCAATTTCATTGTGGACTGGCTCGCCCGTCCGTTCGGTTTTACGGGGGAGAACTACGGGGTCAAACTCGCCCTGCTTGCCCTGCTCGCATTCTCAATTTATACGGCGTTTGAACGTGTGAGACACACCTTGAGAGAGATAGAGGCGGCCTCCTCCGGCCCGACTGCCGGAGCAAACCCGTGGAAGACGCCTGATTCCTGAAAAACCGGAAAACACGGGGCGCGGCTCAGCCGCCCTTCACCCTTTCCCTTATTCTGCTGGCTTTCTTGGAAAGGCCGCGCATGTAGTAGAGTTTGGACCTTCTGACCCTGCCGGGGCGTTTGACCTCAATTTTGTTTATGAGCGGGGAGTGGGACGGAAATATCCTTTCAACGCCGACCCCGTAGGAAACTTTTCTCACCGTGAAGGTCTCGCGCGAACCGCCGCCCTTCATTCCGATGACCGTTCCCTCAAACACCTGGTTTCTTCTCTTGTCGCCCTCAAGGATGTTGTAGTGAACGGCTATCAGGTCTCCCGGACGGAAGCCGGGAAGGTCCGTCCTTATCTCCTGTTTTTCAAATTCGTCCGTAATGTTGCTCATCGCTCCCTCCGGTTAAAAAACGCATGAAAAAAGCCTGTCCATTATCGCCGTCGCCGCGCCGCGCACCGGCAGGTGGTTGTAGTCGCCGTATCCCTTTACGGGCTTAAGGCGGTGGTCTGCGGAGTCTATCACCTCGCGGACAATTCCCCACCCCGTTCCGAGAAGGAGCAGGTAGGGGCGGTCTGCCGCCAGTATCTTCTCTCTCATTTCGGCGTATCCCGTCATGTTTCCGTCAAACCTCGCGTCGGTCGCTATCAACTCCGGCCTTGCGCCCTCAAGTTTCCCTATCTCCGCCGTCACCTCGTCAAGGCTGTTGTTTATGCCCACTA includes:
- the rplS gene encoding 50S ribosomal protein L19 — its product is MSNITDEFEKQEIRTDLPGFRPGDLIAVHYNILEGDKRRNQVFEGTVIGMKGGGSRETFTVRKVSYGVGVERIFPSHSPLINKIEVKRPGRVRRSKLYYMRGLSKKASRIRERVKGG
- a CDS encoding CDP-alcohol phosphatidyltransferase family protein; the encoded protein is MDRETVDITSRSKEGKNPEGTKILGSSVKILWLMLIKPIEDYLVEKRCHPDALTYTTLIVSAAAGLMFSKGFVFLAGVLLLAGSTADIFDGRLARALGVSSPRGAFLDSCVDRVAEVLVYLGVMSLLRDSGYIYIILLVVGSSVFVSYIRARAEGLGIRCDMGLMQRTERVVYLGVASLLNFIVDWLARPFGFTGENYGVKLALLALLAFSIYTAFERVRHTLREIEAASSGPTAGANPWKTPDS